The DNA segment AAATCTAAATCTGATAGTATTTCATTCTTTATCAATCTCTCTAATCTTTCTTTGGAGATATGCCCCAAACGTTTATGCCACAAGTTAGCAGACCTCTCATTTACTAAACCACGTTTAGTTCCAACATTATGGTGCGATTAAAAGAGTCTCAGCAAAGAGGTTATCAAGACTAAATTTGTATAAACTATCATTAAGAATACCAGAACCAATGAAAAGATTTTGTTTGAACAAATTGAAACAACCATTTCCAAATTTAAAACAATAACCAACATAATCAAGTCTTGACAAGGAAACTAAATTACGAGAAATAGAATGTACATGAAAAGTTTCAAACAAATCTAATTGATGCCTAGTATAATTAAACGATAAGTTCCAATGACTTATACCGGAGCTTTGACTCGATTTCCCATATAAACATAATTTTCATTTGGATTTGTGATTCAGGTCATAAGGAATCCCTGCATCGAATTTGAAACATGAGTAGTACAACCAGAATCAAGCCACCATGTGTTATTAAGAACTTCAACTAAATTTCATTTAAAACATATGAAAGCATGAAATATACTTTTCTTTTCGAACCATGCTTTACGTTTCAGGTAATCTTTCTTAAAGTGTCATTGTTTCCCACAAAAGCGATACTTAGGATTGTTGTGTTCCTTTTCCTGGACTTGGGCAAGTGACTCATTCACCTTATGTAACCTTTGTTTGCTCTTTCCTTTCTTTCTTCCAGCTTAATTTGTTTCCAGATCCTTGATTGGCTACAAGATGAATGGAATGAGTTCCTTGATTCTTAAGTCTTGTTTCCTCTTGAACTAGAATACTGTGAAGTTCATTCACATTTCATTTGTCTTTCATGGTATTGCAGTCATTTGGAATGGACCATACTCAGACGATAACAAACTTATGATAAATTGAACAAGGAAATTCTCATCCACATTCATTCCCAAGGACTTAAGTCTTGCTGCAATGTTCGTCATTTTAATAACATGCTCATGCATGCTACGAGAACCATCAAACTCTATGGTGGTTAAAGTAACCATTAATATCCCAGCAAGACACTTATCAAAAGTTTGGGAACGTTCTCCCacaatttccataaattcctaAGCACTTTCAGTACGGGAAGGGCATACTTGATGTTGTTTGCCACGCTCATTCGCATAAACATTAAGCTTAGTCTACTCGATCTTTCCCAAGCATCATGCATGCTCTTTTCATCATCACTGCTAGTATCAGTAATAACAGTAGGTTTCTCAACTTGAAATGACAAATCAATATCCAAAACACTAAGGTGAAATTGAATTTGTTCGCACCAGTCAGGAAAGTTGAGACCATAAAACTTGGAAATAGACGAAGCTTGCGATTGAAGTGAAACAGGAATAGGTACTACAAGAATAATACATTAATAATCACTTGTTAATGCTTTGAGtatataacttaattaaaaattcaGCACCGATAGATATTAATGTGTATTGATGTTCACCTTTAGAGATCCAACTGTGTATAAACATTATGATGTTTAATGATTTACTGTCATTTGGTAACCAAATTATTTaagtaaaattattttgttatcTTTGGATATACAAAAATATCtaacataatatattaattaccaCATTTTTATATATTCATATAAACTCTAAGAACAAACGATGGAGTTACTTTTGGGTGATCTTAAAATACTTTATAGTTACGAATTTTAATTACCTCTAGCAAACTATAGCATCACATATAGGTAATTAAAGTTttgattatataatttattttttttttgccacAAATAATAAATATCTGGTTAATATAAAACAGAATAGCATAGTATATATAGCATTCCAATTGAAACGGGAAATGCGCCCCAAAATAAGGTTTTTTTCCCATAACATAAAAGTAACTAAAAAACAGTACACGATAACAAGACGGGAAAAAGGGTAAATAAGAAGATTCAATGGAAacaacaaatttaaattatttttacaagACGCCAAAAATAAAGTGACTTCAACCCCAGATAAGATGAAATTAATCCCCAGATGTTTATTATTTCTTTCATGTcatttgatgactctttgtctTATTGTCATCGTCGAAGAACTTCTTCCACACAGGATGCTGCTTCCAAACCCTTTCTTCGACCATATCGATGGGCACGCCCTTGGTCTCAGGCACGAGGAAGACAACGAAGATGCCCATCACCAGAATCCAGGCAGAGAAGAAGTAGAAAATGAAGGCCCTCATGTGGCACATCATGGACAAGAAAGCTTGAGCAATAATGAAAGTGAACAACATATTGGAGCTAACCGCGAACGCAAACCCGGCGGTTCTGGTCTCGACAGGGAAAATTTCGCTCGGAATCAGCCATCCCATTGGTCCCCAAGACCAGGCAAAACCCATCACATATGTGCACACAAGGCATACCACCACAGCTGCTAGGACTTTGTCTAGTGACCCTTGGTCCTTCAAGTGAGTCAGTAAGATAGTCCCGATAGCCATCTGCatgcaacataaaaatcattaataCATTTTCTTTCATCGATCAATCATACTGTAAACTAGCTAGCCAAGTCATATAATTAAttagtactatatatatatatatatatatatgttatgatAGAATAGAATAGAATAGAATAGAATATAAAAAAGGTATGTACCTGGGAAATAATCATTTGAACGCAGGCTTCTAGAAGCAACTTCCTCCTTCCAATCTTGTCGACAGCATAGATAGAGACGAACGTGGAGCCAACATTGACCAAACCCGTGATGACAGAAGACAACAAGGAGGCGTCGGACTTGAATCCCAAAGTCTGGAAGAGGACGGGAGCGTAGAACATGATTGCGTTGATACCTGTTAACTGCTGGAAAATCTGAATGCAAATGGCAACGGTGAGAGGAGGTATTCCAGATCTCTTGAAAAGCTTCTGGAACGGCTTCTTCACTTGTCGAGCCTGTTCGCAGGCAACAACAATCTGCCGGAACTCAGCATCAACATCATCCACCCCGCGAATCCTTTTCAAGGCAGATTTTCCTTTATCTTCATGCCCTCTTTCCACAAGGCTTGAGGGGGTCTCTGTAATAATCAACGACCCAACCAACAGCAAAGCAGCCGGGACCGCCGCCATTCCCAAGGAAATTCTCCACCCATGAGGGTGAATAGTTGATGTGCCATAGTTGATAAGGTTTGCTATGAAAATTCCAATGGTGACAAACAGTTGGAAGAGGATGTTGACTGCTCCTCTGTGCTGTGCAGGGGCTACTTCTGTCAAGAACAAAGGAACAGCCTGCCGTACGTACGTGCCAAAAATTAAACATCGATCAacattaattaatattcatCAAACAACATATATACACACCTCATTCCCGAATCCAACTCCGATACCAAAGAGGATTCTTCCAAGAATGAGCATCCACAAGACGCTGGCGGCTGCACTGAAACATGCGCCGAGGATGAAGAAGGTGGACGCCATGAGAATGGTAAGCCTGCGTCCTAAAACTGTACAGGCTCTGGAAGCAAAGAAGCTGGCTATGAGTGCGGCTAGATACAAGGATGATGTGAAGAGTTGGAGCAGCTGATCGTCATATTTACAGTAGTTGTTCTCATTGGCATGCATCTTTCTTTCGTGAACCCTTGGGAAGAATTTTATCAAGAAATCATCCATTCCACTCACACCACCTGCCATCAGCATCAGTAGTACGTACGTAGTACATTTTCAATTAATTACCTACCTAGTATttcattataatatataatcatctacgaatatttaatataatagcCTTCATTTCATGCCTAATtctgttttatatatatattttttggatcCATGATCTATCTATGAAAAAATGAAAATCTTTGaaatacaacatatatatatacctgaGATACCAATGTCATAACCAAACATTAAGCCACCAAAGGCAGCAAGAATCCAGCATGCCATCACATAGGTTGTGACCTTGGACTTGAAAACGATGATCGGCTCTTCGGATCCCATTTTATATCTTCTTAAAGAATTATTTCTTTTTGCTTCCAAGAGAATTAATCTCTAAAGGGTTGAAAttgattcaaaatttttttatctaCAAATATAAACAAATACGCAGGAGCTAGGGAGAGACAAAGAACCAAAGAAATACTCTATTTCATGTATCTTTGTCCTTTATTCTCCTGCCTTTATTTCTCTTAGATTATTGTGTGCATTATATGGCTTATACCAAATAACGCTTTTATAGTCAAAATAATCCTACATTTACGGAATTTTTTCGTTTGCCAAGATGGGATTTTGTGATGGATAGGAAGTTTAGTTTCTATTTCGGAAAATGTATGGTCCAAATTTTGGTTTGATATGGGAAAGTGGTTAAGTACCTTTGATTCTCGCTATAATTAATGGTTGACTGTAATTAATTTCTCTTACCACACACAATATTATGGATAATGTTTTATGACTCAACATAAATTAAATGTAATTCATTGATTATGAGTAATAACTGGATCCGTTATAAATTtgaatgttttggattttggatatttgcattgGTTGGTTGATTGAACAAGTTAGAATATGTGATTGAAATAAAGTATTTTTTAGtgcatatcattatgttgtATTTACTTATTGGAGTGGAATTATATGTGGATAAATAATATCAATAGTattagactttttttttttagtcaaTTAGACTAATTTTATAAATAGAATAATGATgaataaacaataacatatgtattttgatcgatcaatttCGTAATTGAAATTATATTTAAGCGATAGAGTTACAACTTTGTCATCTCCTATAAGatataatcttatttttaattttttatatataaaattgagATTGTGATTTTTATCGAAGaatgtaaattattattattctacatgtaaattattttaattcaccAAAATTATTGgatatgtattatttatttttttttaaaaattaataaattgagtAATATAACATCGAATGAAATGTATTAAatatcttaaattattttaatttttattcatgttttataatttttttaaatgggttttacatatattttttggaaaatggTATTAATGTTTTTTCATCAATcggaaataaaattattttaaaatgattATTCTTCACACTttttatttgtgataaattgtcaagatttaaaatataaattatactaTAAATATGGATGTATTTTATGAGTTAATACAAACCATAAAAAGTAAAGTAAATGTGAGATTGATAAATGAGAAGGTTGTGAATATAATCGTATGTTTATTATAGTAagtaaaaacaattttataGTTATAttataaagtaataatattttaactcaataaataaaatatttttaatatagtgataaaataaatatttattgttGGAGTCTGGAGATACTGTTGCCAGATGGTCGGAGTAACTGttataatcataaaataaattgtaGGTTAGGAAAAATATAAATCTCCTGAAAAAAATGACTGCACGTGGAGAGGTCTGAGCACTGCTATGAAAAAACGTAAATCTCAATCATGTCCCGTTTTGTTTGATTTCGATGGTCCGAAATTTCTCCATTTGGTTTAAACATATCTGATAAACTTTGTGGCTTTTCGAAtcgtaattttatttaaatataaacaattagatttatattattatatttttaccaATATACTTCCTCGTCCAAATTATATAGTCCacgtttatttttttgtttgtcccaaatatatagacatatatcatatttagtaatatttttacaCTCTTTtactaatattaatatataatatatacccttattaactacaccttgaaaattgtgcaatcatttttttaatacattaaatagggataaaatagaaagtttgtataaaatttatttttcaattgatTTTTATTAATCTGTGTGAAATAAAAAGTATGACTATATAACCGAGATggatgaaatattaaaatatattttatatgtgtaatttatttattgatggataattttattataataatactATATGAGaacaaaatatcattttattatatatttatatatagtttcaaaaaatatattataattgaatatatgatttattagtcgataattttaaatattttatattaaagagcatggtaattatttattatgatataattttaatcaataacataatattgaaaatagAATTATGtatctaattgaatttaataataaaaactgAACTTAGAAaaagcaatttatttaatggtaaaatcgatttttttttttttttgaatcatgTACCAATTCAGTTATCTACAATAATTCATTTACTAACTTGTCAATTTATAAA comes from the Henckelia pumila isolate YLH828 chromosome 1, ASM3356847v2, whole genome shotgun sequence genome and includes:
- the LOC140890049 gene encoding sugar transport protein 8-like, which gives rise to MGSEEPIIVFKSKVTTYVMACWILAAFGGLMFGYDIGISGGVSGMDDFLIKFFPRVHERKMHANENNYCKYDDQLLQLFTSSLYLAALIASFFASRACTVLGRRLTILMASTFFILGACFSAAASVLWMLILGRILFGIGVGFGNEAVPLFLTEVAPAQHRGAVNILFQLFVTIGIFIANLINYGTSTIHPHGWRISLGMAAVPAALLLVGSLIITETPSSLVERGHEDKGKSALKRIRGVDDVDAEFRQIVVACEQARQVKKPFQKLFKRSGIPPLTVAICIQIFQQLTGINAIMFYAPVLFQTLGFKSDASLLSSVITGLVNVGSTFVSIYAVDKIGRRKLLLEACVQMIISQMAIGTILLTHLKDQGSLDKVLAAVVVCLVCTYVMGFAWSWGPMGWLIPSEIFPVETRTAGFAFAVSSNMLFTFIIAQAFLSMMCHMRAFIFYFFSAWILVMGIFVVFLVPETKGVPIDMVEERVWKQHPVWKKFFDDDNKTKSHQMT